From Paenibacillus sp. V4I7, one genomic window encodes:
- the nuoI gene encoding NADH-quinone oxidoreductase subunit NuoI, with protein sequence MKGIMKGLGVTFKSMTQKKITYAYPDVPIKMPDRFRGIQYFDPEKCIVCNQCARVCPTECITLTGKANPDPEKKGKVIDTYDINFEICILCDLCTEVCPTEAIVMTNNFELSTYSRDDLFKNMQWLSENTQNIRQENNSALPKGGAKKDV encoded by the coding sequence ATGAAGGGCATAATGAAAGGTTTAGGCGTAACGTTTAAAAGTATGACACAGAAAAAAATAACGTACGCATACCCTGACGTCCCGATTAAAATGCCGGACCGCTTTCGCGGTATTCAATATTTTGATCCAGAGAAATGCATAGTCTGTAATCAATGTGCGCGCGTTTGCCCGACAGAGTGTATTACTTTAACGGGTAAAGCGAATCCAGACCCTGAGAAAAAAGGGAAGGTTATCGATACGTACGATATTAACTTCGAAATTTGTATCCTGTGCGATCTCTGCACCGAGGTATGTCCGACGGAAGCGATCGTCATGACGAACAATTTTGAGCTGAGTACCTACAGTCGTGATGATCTGTTCAAAAATATGCAGTGGTTAAGCGAGAACACGCAAAATATCCGTCAAGAGAACAACTCAGCCTTGCCAAAAGGGGGGGCCAAAAAAGATGTTTAG
- a CDS encoding NADH-quinone oxidoreductase subunit J produces MFSGIGDFLSNGSSWAFFVFALLAIGGAIFMISFTKVVHMVIAVALTFISLAGLYVILEAEFVAFVQVLIYAGAISILMIFGIMMTKHRQGEEEEPKRPWHEGLAIIGALGLFGVLFYAIQKTTFVASGTLDAGKDNTLEIGKLLYNEYVIPFEIMSVLLTVAFIGAIVVAKREED; encoded by the coding sequence ATGTTTAGCGGAATTGGTGATTTCTTATCCAACGGTTCAAGCTGGGCTTTCTTCGTCTTCGCTCTACTTGCAATTGGCGGAGCCATCTTCATGATTTCATTTACCAAAGTCGTTCATATGGTCATTGCCGTTGCCCTTACCTTTATTAGTTTGGCGGGGTTGTATGTCATTCTGGAGGCTGAGTTTGTAGCATTCGTGCAGGTGTTGATTTATGCCGGTGCGATCTCCATTCTGATGATCTTTGGAATCATGATGACGAAGCACAGACAAGGGGAAGAAGAAGAGCCTAAGCGTCCTTGGCATGAAGGCCTAGCGATTATTGGTGCTTTGGGATTGTTCGGAGTATTATTTTATGCCATTCAAAAAACGACCTTCGTCGCTTCAGGTACTCTGGATGCTGGCAAGGATAACACACTAGAAATCGGAAAACTGCTCTATAACGAGTACGTTATTCCTTTCGAAATCATGTCGGTGCTGCTGACGGTAGCCTTTATCGGTGCCATCGTGGTCGCGAAGAGAGAGGAGGATTAG
- a CDS encoding NADH-quinone oxidoreductase subunit D, translated as MLRTEELLLNVGPQHPSTHGVFRVIVKLDGEVIREAIPVMGYLHRGTEKLAENLSYTQIIPYTDRMDYVSAMTTNYVLVNAVEKMMQLEVPERAEFLRLIVMELQRIASHMVWWGTYLLDIGAMSPFLYAFRDREIIIDLFNELCGARLTYNYMRVGGVKWDAPEGWIDKVKKFIPYMYGKLEEYHTLVTGNEIFLSRIKGVGKYDADTAIAYGLSGANLRCTGVDWDIRKTQPYSLYSRFQFDVPVRSGGDCYDRYLLRMEEVKQSLRILEQAVEQFPEQGETMGKVPRVIRPPEGEVYSAIESPRGEIGCYIISRGKAEPFRLKFRRPSFVNLQILPKLLVGESMTNLITILGGIDIVVGEVDA; from the coding sequence GTGTTACGGACAGAAGAACTCCTGTTGAACGTTGGTCCTCAGCATCCTAGTACGCACGGGGTTTTCCGCGTGATCGTGAAGCTTGATGGAGAAGTTATTAGAGAAGCAATACCCGTGATGGGTTATCTACATAGAGGAACAGAGAAATTAGCTGAGAACCTTAGCTATACACAAATTATTCCTTACACGGACCGCATGGATTACGTATCGGCGATGACAACCAACTACGTGCTTGTGAATGCCGTAGAGAAAATGATGCAGCTTGAAGTGCCAGAACGAGCGGAGTTCCTTCGCTTAATCGTGATGGAGCTTCAACGTATCGCCTCACACATGGTGTGGTGGGGTACTTATTTGCTGGACATCGGTGCGATGAGCCCGTTCTTATATGCGTTCCGTGATCGGGAAATTATCATTGATCTGTTCAATGAATTATGCGGAGCTCGTCTAACTTACAACTACATGCGTGTAGGCGGGGTGAAGTGGGATGCTCCAGAAGGTTGGATCGATAAGGTTAAAAAATTTATTCCTTATATGTACGGTAAATTGGAAGAGTATCACACTTTAGTAACGGGGAATGAGATTTTTCTGTCCCGTATCAAGGGTGTAGGCAAGTATGATGCTGATACAGCCATTGCGTATGGCCTTAGCGGCGCTAACTTAAGATGTACGGGTGTAGATTGGGATATCCGCAAAACGCAGCCGTACAGCCTATACAGCCGCTTCCAGTTCGACGTACCTGTTCGCAGCGGCGGTGACTGCTATGATCGTTACTTGCTTCGGATGGAGGAAGTTAAGCAATCGCTTCGTATCCTGGAGCAAGCTGTGGAGCAGTTTCCTGAGCAAGGCGAAACCATGGGCAAGGTACCTAGAGTCATTCGTCCTCCAGAAGGGGAAGTGTATTCGGCTATCGAGTCTCCGCGTGGGGAAATTGGCTGCTATATTATTTCCAGGGGCAAAGCAGAGCCTTTCCGTCTGAAATTCCGCAGACCTTCCTTTGTGAATCTGCAAATTTTGCCCAAGCTGCTTGTCGGTGAGTCGATGACCAACTTGATAACGATTCTAGGCGGCATCGATATTGTCGTTGGGGAGGTGGATGCCTAA
- a CDS encoding F0F1 ATP synthase subunit epsilon: MSTFLLEIVTPERKVYAEEVNMVSVKGVEGELGILPNHIPLVTPLRIAPITVKKTGSKDEVIAVNGGFMEVRKDKVVILAESAELPEHIDIDRAKAAKERAEKRLAETKQDNVDFKRAEASLQRALNRISVSGK; encoded by the coding sequence GTGAGTACATTCCTACTGGAAATTGTTACCCCGGAACGCAAAGTGTACGCTGAAGAAGTGAACATGGTTAGCGTGAAGGGTGTTGAAGGGGAGCTTGGAATTCTGCCGAATCACATTCCACTGGTCACTCCATTGCGAATTGCACCGATTACTGTGAAGAAAACGGGCTCTAAAGACGAAGTTATCGCAGTGAATGGCGGTTTCATGGAAGTGCGCAAGGATAAGGTGGTTATACTGGCGGAAAGCGCCGAGCTACCAGAACATATTGATATCGATCGTGCGAAAGCAGCGAAAGAACGTGCGGAGAAACGTCTTGCTGAAACTAAGCAAGACAACGTTGACTTCAAACGTGCGGAAGCCTCTCTTCAAAGAGCATTAAATCGTATTAGTGTGTCCGGGAAATAA
- the atpG gene encoding ATP synthase F1 subunit gamma: protein MAKGMREIKRQIKSTQNTKQITRAMEMVSAANLRRAQRSAEAARPYSDKLKEVVQSIAAGSKGIQHPMLQSREVKKTGYLVITSDRGLAGGYNANVLRKVMTEIRENHKSTAEYSIFVIGRKGSNYFRKRNMPVVEEVTGVPDSPTFADIKAVATAAVKNFEDGTYDQLFVVYNQFKNAITQIPTMIRLLPMEEVTGVAAASYEYEPSPEGVLEVLLPKYAETLIYSAVLEGKASEFGARMTAMNSATKNATKMISGYTLAYNRARQASITQEISEIVAGASANA, encoded by the coding sequence ATGGCAAAAGGAATGCGCGAGATTAAGCGCCAAATCAAGTCCACACAAAACACGAAACAAATTACGAGAGCGATGGAAATGGTCTCTGCAGCGAATTTGAGACGAGCACAACGTTCTGCGGAAGCAGCACGTCCTTACTCCGATAAGTTAAAAGAAGTCGTTCAAAGCATTGCAGCTGGAAGCAAAGGGATCCAACATCCGATGCTGCAGTCACGCGAAGTGAAGAAGACAGGCTATTTAGTAATCACCTCGGATCGTGGATTGGCTGGAGGCTACAACGCTAACGTGTTGCGGAAGGTCATGACCGAGATTCGTGAAAACCATAAATCAACAGCTGAATATTCGATTTTTGTAATCGGACGTAAAGGTAGTAATTACTTCCGCAAACGCAACATGCCAGTTGTGGAAGAAGTGACAGGTGTTCCGGATTCACCAACATTCGCGGATATTAAAGCTGTAGCTACTGCAGCAGTGAAGAACTTCGAGGACGGTACGTACGACCAGTTGTTCGTGGTATACAACCAATTCAAAAATGCGATTACCCAAATTCCAACCATGATCCGCCTGCTTCCTATGGAAGAAGTTACTGGCGTGGCTGCTGCTAGTTATGAGTATGAGCCATCACCGGAAGGCGTACTGGAAGTATTGCTGCCTAAATATGCCGAAACGCTTATTTACAGTGCAGTATTGGAAGGTAAAGCAAGTGAGTTCGGTGCGAGAATGACAGCGATGAATTCCGCTACGAAGAATGCAACGAAAATGATCAGCGGCTACACATTAGCCTACAACCGTGCGCGTCAAGCTTCGATTACCCAGGAAATATCGGAAATTGTTGCCGGAGCGAGCGCGAACGCATGA
- the nuoK gene encoding NADH-quinone oxidoreductase subunit NuoK, translating into MGNIITPYLTLAAILFCIGLYGALTKKNGVIVLLSIELMLNAVNLNLIAFSKLGDHPALTGQIFSLFNITIAAAEAAVGIAILITIYRNKGTVEVTDLDSMKR; encoded by the coding sequence GTGGGCAATATTATTACTCCCTATCTCACGCTGGCGGCAATCCTGTTCTGCATCGGCTTATACGGTGCGTTAACGAAGAAGAACGGGGTTATCGTCCTGCTTTCGATTGAGCTAATGCTGAATGCGGTGAACTTGAATTTGATTGCCTTTTCGAAGCTTGGTGATCATCCTGCTCTAACCGGGCAAATATTCTCGCTTTTCAACATCACCATAGCAGCTGCTGAGGCGGCTGTCGGGATCGCGATTCTCATTACCATTTACAGAAATAAAGGGACAGTAGAAGTTACGGATTTGGATTCTATGAAGCGCTAG
- a CDS encoding NADH-quinone oxidoreductase subunit B family protein translates to MDFSLESISPEEREELNRNVFMTTLEQVKAWARSNSLWPLTFGLACCAIEMMGTGGSHYDLDRFGVIFRTSPRQSDVMIVAGTVTKKMAPLLRRLYEQMPEPKWVIAMGSCATAGGPYIKSYSVVKGVDQIVPVDVYIPGCPPNPAALIYGINKLQEKIRYEAKTGKQVTNR, encoded by the coding sequence ATGGACTTCAGTCTAGAGTCAATATCTCCCGAAGAACGGGAAGAATTAAATCGCAATGTCTTTATGACGACACTGGAGCAAGTAAAAGCTTGGGCTCGCAGTAATTCGCTTTGGCCGTTAACTTTTGGTCTGGCCTGTTGTGCCATCGAAATGATGGGTACAGGCGGATCTCACTATGATTTAGACCGTTTCGGAGTCATCTTCCGTACGTCTCCTAGACAATCTGATGTCATGATTGTGGCGGGGACTGTAACGAAGAAAATGGCTCCTTTGCTGCGCCGTCTTTACGAACAAATGCCTGAACCAAAGTGGGTCATTGCGATGGGGTCCTGCGCTACGGCAGGTGGACCTTATATAAAGTCATATTCCGTTGTTAAGGGAGTTGACCAAATCGTTCCGGTTGATGTTTATATTCCGGGTTGTCCACCGAACCCGGCTGCACTCATTTATGGGATAAACAAGCTTCAGGAGAAGATTCGCTATGAAGCGAAGACTGGGAAGCAGGTGACCAATCGATGA
- a CDS encoding NADH-quinone oxidoreductase subunit A — translation MYTNNYVIVAIFLGLGILLPVVALTVGKWLRPSKPVEEKYTTYESGNEPVGEGQIRFNIRYYLFALMFVIFDVETVFLYPWAVAFNQLGLFALVEMCIFVALLAIGLIYAWKKKVLQWTSV, via the coding sequence ATGTATACAAATAACTATGTTATAGTAGCGATTTTTCTAGGGTTAGGTATTCTCCTCCCTGTGGTAGCGCTAACGGTAGGCAAATGGTTAAGACCGAGTAAACCTGTCGAGGAGAAGTATACGACGTATGAGAGTGGAAACGAGCCTGTAGGTGAGGGACAAATCCGGTTTAACATTCGTTATTATTTATTTGCTTTGATGTTTGTCATCTTTGATGTGGAGACCGTGTTCCTATATCCGTGGGCGGTTGCGTTTAACCAGCTTGGACTTTTTGCCTTAGTGGAAATGTGTATTTTTGTAGCCTTGCTAGCCATTGGATTAATATACGCTTGGAAGAAGAAGGTGCTGCAATGGACTTCAGTCTAG
- the nuoH gene encoding NADH-quinone oxidoreductase subunit NuoH — MVNLLEESLTWTNFFVFLFWGIVMLMLVLGFVTYAIYFERKVIGWMQMRIGPNRTGPFGLLQSVADVFKLLIKEDTIPKKAERELFILAPIITFIPSFTIIATIPFSDRLFNANLNVGLLFYVALTGISTIGIILGGWASNNKYALLGGMRSAAQMISYEVPLVISVIGVIMMTGSLNLHTIVDHQTGGFWHWNFIPQILGFIIFVIAGVSELNRTPFDLPEAESELVAGYHVEYSGFRFAFFMLSEYVYVFVIASLTSLIFLGGWHSPFPFLDFIPGIIWFLLKFSSVVFFLFWLRATLPRVRVDQLMGFGWKVLLPLALVNMLITAIVMTIM; from the coding sequence ATGGTGAATTTATTGGAGGAGAGTCTAACTTGGACGAACTTCTTCGTTTTCCTGTTCTGGGGCATCGTTATGCTGATGCTGGTCCTAGGCTTCGTAACCTATGCGATCTATTTCGAGCGTAAAGTTATCGGTTGGATGCAGATGCGGATCGGACCGAACCGAACGGGGCCTTTTGGGCTTCTGCAAAGTGTTGCGGACGTCTTCAAGCTTCTAATCAAAGAGGATACGATTCCTAAAAAAGCAGAGCGCGAGCTATTCATTCTGGCGCCTATCATCACGTTTATCCCTTCGTTCACGATTATTGCGACGATTCCATTTTCGGATCGGTTGTTTAATGCGAATTTGAATGTTGGTCTGCTCTTTTATGTAGCCCTAACGGGGATTTCTACGATTGGTATCATCCTCGGCGGTTGGGCATCGAATAACAAATATGCGCTGCTAGGCGGTATGCGTTCCGCGGCTCAAATGATTAGTTATGAGGTACCGCTCGTCATCTCCGTTATTGGTGTCATCATGATGACAGGCAGTTTAAATCTACATACAATCGTTGATCATCAAACAGGCGGTTTCTGGCATTGGAATTTCATTCCCCAGATTCTAGGCTTTATCATTTTCGTTATAGCCGGGGTCTCGGAGCTCAATCGAACGCCGTTTGACTTACCGGAAGCGGAGTCTGAGCTTGTTGCTGGTTACCATGTGGAATACAGTGGTTTCCGCTTCGCTTTTTTCATGCTATCAGAGTATGTTTACGTGTTCGTCATTGCTTCCCTTACGAGCTTGATTTTCCTGGGCGGATGGCACTCGCCGTTCCCATTCCTTGATTTCATTCCGGGTATTATCTGGTTCCTGCTGAAATTCTCTTCTGTTGTGTTCTTCCTATTCTGGCTGCGCGCGACGCTGCCTCGGGTACGGGTAGACCAACTGATGGGATTCGGCTGGAAAGTGCTGCTTCCACTAGCACTGGTCAATATGCTGATTACGGCGATCGTAATGACCATCATGTAG
- a CDS encoding F0F1 ATP synthase subunit delta produces MSDIVVAKRYAKALFELASERGIIAQVEDDLGAVVASLQDHADFKKLLQHPNVAVSVKTDMLQKTFEGKVSETVLNTLQMLVSRRREALLTTLYTDYVKIANEALGQASAIVYTPFELSEDKVQDIADHFGKVTGKKLRIQTVIDPALLGGIQVRIGDRLYDGSLSGKLERLQKSLTQAL; encoded by the coding sequence ATGAGTGACATCGTCGTAGCGAAGAGATACGCCAAGGCGCTGTTCGAACTCGCTTCGGAACGCGGCATTATTGCACAAGTCGAGGATGACCTGGGAGCTGTTGTAGCTTCCTTGCAGGATCATGCGGACTTTAAAAAGCTGCTTCAGCATCCGAATGTTGCCGTATCGGTAAAAACGGATATGCTGCAAAAAACTTTTGAGGGCAAAGTTTCAGAGACGGTCCTTAATACCTTGCAAATGCTCGTTTCCCGAAGAAGGGAAGCACTTCTGACGACTTTATATACGGATTATGTAAAAATTGCGAATGAAGCGCTTGGGCAGGCATCCGCTATTGTCTATACGCCATTTGAACTATCCGAAGATAAGGTTCAAGACATTGCAGATCACTTTGGAAAAGTGACAGGCAAAAAGCTTCGTATTCAAACGGTGATTGACCCCGCTTTACTTGGAGGCATTCAAGTACGTATCGGTGATCGTTTGTACGATGGCAGCTTGTCCGGTAAACTAGAACGTTTGCAAAAATCGTTAACACAAGCACTGTAA
- a CDS encoding NADH-quinone oxidoreductase subunit C, which translates to MSANALAAPSSDAAAERAAARAARQAARAAAEPTGEPASAEAPTPASAEAGDDEKAAKAQAAAEARAARASARGAKTESAEPEAPKEPSPNQPLLDRLVAILKADVGEDTVVDAFINERDAHRPYVVIHSSRWLQAARTLRDHEELRCNYLRNLSGVDQETHLEVAYHLLSLTNKQEYCVKVKTDREKPSIPSVAPVWATADWNEREVYDLLGIDFPGHPNLVRIMMPDDWVGHPLRKDYEPLDPEV; encoded by the coding sequence GTGAGCGCCAACGCGCTAGCAGCGCCAAGCAGTGACGCGGCAGCGGAGCGTGCCGCGGCGAGAGCCGCCCGCCAAGCTGCGCGGGCGGCCGCTGAGCCGACGGGCGAGCCCGCGTCGGCAGAAGCACCAACCCCAGCGTCTGCGGAAGCTGGGGACGACGAGAAGGCGGCCAAAGCACAGGCCGCCGCAGAAGCACGCGCTGCGCGAGCTAGCGCGCGCGGGGCGAAGACGGAGTCGGCGGAGCCTGAAGCGCCGAAGGAGCCTTCACCGAACCAGCCGCTGCTTGATCGGCTGGTTGCTATCTTGAAAGCCGACGTTGGCGAAGACACCGTCGTCGACGCTTTCATCAACGAAAGGGACGCGCATCGCCCTTACGTGGTCATTCACAGCTCACGCTGGCTGCAGGCTGCACGGACGCTCAGGGATCATGAAGAGCTTCGCTGCAACTACTTGCGCAATCTCTCGGGTGTGGACCAAGAGACTCACCTAGAGGTGGCCTATCATCTCCTTTCGCTCACAAACAAGCAGGAATATTGTGTGAAAGTGAAAACAGATCGAGAGAAACCGAGCATTCCTTCTGTGGCTCCAGTATGGGCTACCGCGGATTGGAATGAGCGGGAAGTGTATGACCTACTGGGTATCGATTTCCCAGGTCACCCTAACTTAGTAAGAATCATGATGCCTGACGATTGGGTCGGCCATCCACTGCGCAAAGATTACGAACCGCTTGACCCGGAGGTGTAG
- the atpD gene encoding F0F1 ATP synthase subunit beta, which produces MSKGRVVTITGPVVDIEFERGQLPEILNAIKIERNDNGVLSTMTVEAAVHLGDNLVRCIAMSSTDGLVRGAVAEDTKAAITVPVGAATLGRVFNVLGEPIDGIEGVDRTFTSGIHKEAPAFDNLSTKAEILETGIKVIDLMAPYVKGGKIGLFGGAGVGKTVTMQELIHNIAQEHGGISVFAGVGERTREGNDLYHEMKDSGVIAKTAMVFGQMNEPPGARLRVALSGLTMAEYFRDEEGKDVLLFIDNIFRFTQAGSEVSALLGRMPSAVGYQPTLATEMGQLQERITSTKKGSVTSIQAIYVPADDYTDPAPATAFAHLDATTNLERSIAAAGIFPAVDPLASSSRILTPETLGEEHYKVAQGVKQVLQRYKELLDIIAILGMDELSDEDKLVVTRARRLRLFLSQPLHVAEPFNGFPGLYVPLKDTVRSFKEVLEGKHDNLPEVAFHNVGTIEDAIEKAKTL; this is translated from the coding sequence ATGAGCAAAGGGCGCGTTGTAACAATTACAGGGCCAGTCGTCGACATTGAGTTCGAACGCGGACAACTCCCTGAAATCTTGAATGCCATCAAGATTGAAAGAAATGATAATGGCGTACTATCCACTATGACAGTCGAAGCAGCAGTTCACCTTGGTGACAACTTGGTTCGTTGTATCGCAATGTCCTCGACTGATGGACTTGTACGTGGAGCAGTAGCTGAAGATACAAAAGCTGCAATTACCGTTCCGGTTGGCGCAGCAACACTTGGTCGCGTGTTTAACGTATTGGGAGAGCCAATCGATGGTATCGAAGGCGTTGACCGTACATTTACAAGCGGCATTCACAAAGAAGCTCCAGCTTTCGACAACTTGTCGACAAAAGCAGAGATTCTTGAAACAGGAATTAAAGTTATCGACCTTATGGCTCCTTATGTTAAGGGTGGTAAAATCGGTCTCTTCGGCGGCGCGGGTGTAGGTAAAACCGTTACAATGCAAGAGTTGATCCACAACATTGCACAAGAGCATGGCGGTATCTCCGTTTTCGCAGGCGTTGGTGAGCGTACTCGTGAAGGTAATGACCTTTACCACGAAATGAAAGACTCCGGCGTTATTGCAAAAACAGCGATGGTATTCGGTCAAATGAACGAGCCTCCAGGCGCGCGTCTTCGCGTAGCTTTGTCCGGTTTGACAATGGCTGAGTACTTCCGTGATGAAGAAGGCAAAGACGTTCTTCTTTTCATCGATAACATCTTCCGCTTTACACAAGCAGGTTCTGAGGTTTCCGCTTTGCTGGGCCGTATGCCATCAGCAGTAGGTTACCAACCGACTCTAGCAACAGAGATGGGTCAACTACAAGAGCGTATTACGTCCACGAAAAAAGGTTCCGTTACTTCCATTCAAGCGATTTACGTTCCTGCCGATGACTATACGGATCCGGCTCCTGCAACGGCGTTCGCTCACTTGGACGCAACAACGAACTTGGAGCGTAGTATTGCTGCAGCAGGTATCTTCCCTGCGGTAGATCCACTTGCATCTTCTTCCCGTATCTTGACACCAGAAACACTTGGCGAAGAGCATTACAAAGTAGCACAAGGCGTTAAACAAGTTCTTCAACGTTACAAAGAGCTTCTGGATATCATCGCGATCTTGGGTATGGATGAGTTGTCTGATGAGGACAAATTGGTCGTTACTCGTGCGCGTCGTCTCCGTCTGTTCCTGTCCCAGCCGCTTCACGTTGCTGAGCCATTCAACGGATTCCCAGGCTTGTACGTGCCATTGAAGGATACCGTGCGCAGTTTCAAAGAAGTTCTTGAAGGTAAGCACGACAATCTTCCTGAAGTTGCTTTCCACAACGTGGGAACGATCGAGGACGCTATCGAGAAAGCAAAAACACTGTAA
- the atpA gene encoding F0F1 ATP synthase subunit alpha, whose product MSIKPEEISSLIKQQIENYKSDLQVVEVGTVIQVGDGIARAHGLENVMAGELLEFPSGVLGYAFNLEESNVGIVILGPYKDIREGDQVKRTGRIMEIPVGDGLLGRVVNPLGQPVDGKGPIETTGFRPIESPAPGVMARKSVHEPMQTGIKAIDAMVPVGRGQRELLIGDRQTGKTAIAIDSIINQKGNGVKCIYVAIGQKQSTVVGVVETLRHAGALDYTIVVTASASEPSPMLWLAPYAGCAMGEYFMYKGEHVLIVYDDLSKQAAAYRELSLLLRRPPGREAYPGDVFYLHSRLLERAAKLNDELGGGSMTALPFIETQAGDISAYIPTNVISITDGQIFLESDLFYSGQRPAVNVGNSVSRVGGSAQTKAMKKVAGTLRVDLAQYRELAAFAAFGSDLDKATQSRLDRGVRTLEILKQGVHQPMSLEKQVASLYTVVKGHVDDLPVQDVTRFEGQFLAYLESNRPEILHSIRDTKDITPDNDKALVEAIVQFKKSFAASV is encoded by the coding sequence TTGAGTATCAAACCGGAAGAAATCAGTTCACTAATTAAACAACAGATTGAAAATTATAAATCCGATTTGCAAGTGGTTGAAGTAGGTACTGTTATTCAAGTTGGTGATGGTATCGCTCGTGCTCACGGTTTGGAAAACGTAATGGCAGGCGAGCTGCTTGAGTTTCCAAGTGGCGTTCTAGGGTATGCATTTAACCTGGAAGAAAGCAACGTAGGTATCGTTATTCTAGGGCCTTACAAAGATATTCGTGAAGGCGACCAAGTTAAACGTACTGGCCGCATCATGGAAATTCCTGTAGGTGATGGGCTTCTCGGCCGTGTTGTTAACCCATTGGGTCAACCAGTCGATGGTAAAGGTCCTATCGAAACAACTGGATTCCGTCCAATCGAATCCCCAGCACCAGGCGTTATGGCCCGTAAATCGGTACATGAGCCTATGCAAACAGGGATCAAAGCGATTGACGCGATGGTACCAGTTGGCCGTGGACAACGTGAGTTGCTCATCGGTGACCGTCAAACAGGTAAAACAGCGATCGCAATCGATTCGATCATCAACCAAAAAGGCAACGGCGTTAAATGTATCTACGTTGCTATCGGTCAAAAGCAATCCACAGTCGTAGGTGTTGTTGAAACACTTCGTCACGCTGGCGCTTTGGACTACACAATCGTTGTAACAGCTTCTGCTTCTGAGCCTTCACCAATGCTTTGGTTGGCTCCGTACGCAGGTTGCGCAATGGGTGAGTACTTCATGTACAAAGGCGAGCACGTGTTGATCGTCTATGATGACTTGTCCAAACAAGCAGCTGCTTACCGTGAGTTGTCTCTCTTGCTTCGTCGTCCACCGGGTCGTGAAGCTTATCCAGGGGATGTTTTCTACTTGCACTCCCGTCTTCTAGAGCGTGCTGCGAAACTGAATGATGAATTAGGTGGCGGTTCCATGACGGCACTTCCTTTCATTGAGACACAAGCAGGCGATATCTCAGCATACATTCCTACGAACGTAATTTCGATTACGGACGGACAAATCTTCTTAGAATCCGACTTGTTCTACTCAGGTCAGCGTCCAGCGGTTAACGTTGGTAACTCTGTATCCCGTGTAGGGGGCTCTGCACAAACGAAAGCGATGAAGAAAGTTGCCGGAACACTACGTGTTGACTTGGCACAATATCGTGAGCTTGCTGCATTTGCTGCATTCGGATCTGACTTGGATAAAGCTACTCAATCGCGTTTGGACCGTGGTGTTCGTACGCTTGAAATTTTGAAACAAGGTGTTCACCAACCGATGTCTTTGGAAAAGCAAGTTGCTTCCCTTTACACGGTTGTTAAAGGGCATGTGGATGATCTTCCTGTTCAAGACGTAACGCGTTTTGAAGGTCAATTCTTGGCTTACTTGGAATCGAACCGTCCAGAAATTCTACACAGCATTCGTGATACGAAGGACATCACTCCGGATAACGATAAAGCGCTGGTAGAAGCAATTGTTCAATTCAAAAAGAGCTTCGCAGCTTCTGTATAA
- the atpF gene encoding F0F1 ATP synthase subunit B encodes MGWHWESFVFAIIAFLILYLLLNKYAFGPLVDIMEKRRQLIAEQVGSADKNRQEAEKLVTEQKEAFQEARKEAYDLIEEARNTSNKQAETIITQAKEEASRLKEDALRAIDIEKNKAVAELRSEVGALSVKIASKIVEKEVDAAAQQGIVDQYLKKVGDNA; translated from the coding sequence ATGGGTTGGCACTGGGAGTCGTTTGTATTTGCGATTATTGCCTTTTTGATTTTGTATTTGCTGCTTAATAAGTATGCATTTGGTCCGCTTGTCGATATTATGGAGAAGCGCAGACAACTGATTGCAGAACAAGTAGGTTCCGCCGATAAAAATCGTCAGGAAGCTGAGAAGCTTGTTACAGAGCAGAAAGAAGCTTTCCAAGAAGCACGCAAAGAAGCATATGATCTGATTGAAGAAGCTAGAAATACTAGCAATAAACAAGCAGAGACAATTATTACCCAAGCGAAAGAGGAAGCTTCCCGATTGAAGGAAGATGCCCTTCGTGCGATCGACATAGAGAAGAACAAAGCAGTTGCTGAGCTTCGTAGCGAAGTGGGAGCACTTTCCGTGAAAATTGCTTCTAAGATCGTTGAGAAAGAAGTAGATGCAGCAGCTCAACAAGGCATCGTTGACCAATACCTCAAAAAGGTAGGGGACAACGCATGA